A single genomic interval of Bradyrhizobium sp. sBnM-33 harbors:
- a CDS encoding ABC transporter ATP-binding protein — MAYTLEVRGVSLRFGGVRALTEVSFGVNEGELFSIIGPNGAGKTSIVNCISGRYKPTEGQLFYRGKDITGLNPNARPSLGIGRTFQNLALFHHMSVLDNIMVGRHHLLKNNFITGSLYWLTGARREELEHRRKVEEIIDFLDLQSVRKATAGTLPYGLRKRVELARAMALEPQLILLDEPMAGMNFEEKEDMARYIVDLNEEFGMTVMMIEHDMGVVMDISHRVMVLDFGRKIAEGDPASVLADPHVKRAYLGEEDEVLVDPDDTPTPAESAA; from the coding sequence GCGTGAACGAGGGCGAATTGTTCTCGATCATCGGCCCGAACGGCGCCGGCAAGACCTCGATCGTCAATTGTATTTCCGGCCGCTACAAGCCGACCGAAGGCCAGCTTTTCTACCGCGGCAAGGACATCACCGGCCTCAATCCGAACGCCCGGCCGTCCCTCGGCATCGGGCGCACCTTCCAGAACCTAGCGCTATTCCACCACATGAGCGTGCTCGACAACATCATGGTCGGGCGGCACCACCTCTTGAAGAACAATTTTATCACCGGCTCGCTGTACTGGCTGACCGGCGCGCGGCGCGAAGAACTCGAGCACCGCCGCAAGGTGGAGGAAATCATCGACTTCCTCGACCTGCAGTCGGTGCGCAAGGCCACCGCCGGCACCCTGCCCTACGGCTTGCGCAAGCGCGTAGAGCTTGCCCGCGCCATGGCCCTGGAGCCGCAACTGATTCTACTCGACGAGCCGATGGCCGGCATGAACTTCGAGGAAAAGGAGGACATGGCGCGCTACATCGTCGACCTCAACGAAGAGTTCGGCATGACCGTGATGATGATCGAGCACGACATGGGCGTGGTGATGGATATCTCCCACCGCGTCATGGTGCTGGATTTCGGCCGCAAGATCGCCGAGGGCGATCCCGCTTCCGTGCTCGCCGATCCCCATGTGAAGCGCGCCTATCTTGGCGAAGAGGACGAGGTCCTCGTCGACCCCGACGATACGCCGACGCCTGCGGAGAGCGCAGCATGA
- a CDS encoding branched-chain amino acid ABC transporter permease, with protein sequence MNTQLLIQLLVNGLVVGTLYGVVAMSFVLIYKATQVVNFAQGELLLVGAWVCWWLLTKYQVPFFLGMPITLVFMFLFGIAIQIVILRPMIGEPIISVIMVTIALSTVFSALMKWMFGVNLQPFPRIFETQNVNILGLQVQTVYLMSLAVSMAMMIGMAWFFRLSKYGLAMRATAFNQQVAQSLGISVKSVFAMAWAISATVSAVAGVVVAVVNGVSAGLSAYGVKVFPAAILGGLDSVGGAVLGGIIIGLLENIAHFLDSEYLHWGNLYEIAPFYALIIILMIKPYGLFGTKDIERV encoded by the coding sequence ATGAACACCCAGCTCCTGATCCAGCTCCTGGTCAACGGCCTCGTGGTCGGCACGCTCTATGGCGTGGTCGCGATGTCGTTTGTGCTGATCTACAAGGCGACGCAGGTGGTGAACTTCGCGCAGGGCGAACTGCTGCTGGTGGGCGCCTGGGTATGCTGGTGGCTGCTGACCAAATATCAGGTGCCGTTCTTTCTGGGCATGCCGATCACGCTGGTGTTCATGTTCCTGTTCGGCATCGCGATCCAGATCGTCATCCTGCGCCCCATGATTGGCGAGCCGATCATTTCCGTGATTATGGTGACGATCGCGCTCTCGACGGTGTTTTCGGCACTGATGAAATGGATGTTCGGCGTCAATTTGCAGCCGTTCCCGCGCATCTTTGAGACCCAGAACGTCAACATCCTCGGACTGCAGGTGCAGACCGTCTATCTGATGAGTCTTGCCGTCTCAATGGCGATGATGATTGGGATGGCGTGGTTCTTCCGCCTCTCCAAGTATGGTCTGGCGATGCGCGCCACCGCGTTCAACCAGCAGGTGGCGCAGTCGCTCGGCATTTCCGTCAAAAGCGTATTCGCGATGGCCTGGGCGATCTCGGCGACGGTCTCCGCCGTCGCAGGCGTGGTGGTGGCCGTCGTCAACGGCGTCTCGGCAGGCCTCTCTGCCTATGGTGTCAAGGTGTTTCCGGCGGCGATCCTCGGCGGTCTCGACAGTGTCGGCGGCGCGGTGCTCGGCGGCATCATCATCGGGCTATTGGAAAACATCGCGCATTTTCTCGACAGTGAATATCTGCACTGGGGCAATCTCTACGAGATCGCGCCGTTCTATGCCCTTATCATCATCCTCATGATCAAGCCGTACGGCCTGTTCGGCACCAAAGACATCGAGCGGGTGTAA
- a CDS encoding AGE family epimerase/isomerase — MAERDTAAAADTLDWADIVARLKLRMVEHCLPLWSTEGWDDVAGGFIDRLDPDGRADRLAPRRVFVLARQIYCYAKAAQMGWYPQGRAIALKGLEHLLAKAKAPDGKPGFVHTLKPDGAMLDPLRDSYDHGFVLLALATVYGLDRDAQIRAEIDALCHFIDTQLRSPHGGVHEGLPVSMPRRQNPQMHLFEAMIAAFDATHDTVFQNRAGNFFSLFLANLYDKQRQVLGEYFEEDWSKIEPVSVEPGHQAEWAWLLKGFERITGCPTGRYRGELLASALRYRDEATGCLIDEGDARGNIRRHTRRLWPQTEIAKAWIAQAEAGEAGAADEARAALARLERHYLSHPVTGGWYDQFDRDGNSLVATIPASSFYHVLCAVAEADQVLG, encoded by the coding sequence ATGGCTGAAAGAGATACCGCTGCGGCGGCAGACACGCTGGATTGGGCCGATATCGTCGCGAGGCTGAAGCTTCGCATGGTCGAGCATTGCTTGCCGCTGTGGTCGACCGAAGGCTGGGACGACGTAGCGGGCGGATTTATCGATCGGCTCGATCCGGACGGCCGTGCAGACCGCTTGGCGCCGCGCCGGGTTTTCGTGCTGGCGCGCCAGATCTATTGCTACGCCAAGGCGGCGCAAATGGGCTGGTATCCGCAGGGGCGCGCGATCGCGCTCAAGGGGCTGGAGCACCTGCTGGCGAAGGCGAAAGCCCCCGACGGCAAGCCTGGCTTTGTGCACACGCTGAAGCCCGATGGGGCAATGCTGGATCCGCTGCGGGACTCCTACGATCACGGCTTTGTCCTGCTCGCCTTGGCAACCGTCTATGGATTGGATCGCGACGCGCAGATCCGCGCCGAGATCGACGCGCTGTGTCATTTCATCGATACTCAGTTGCGCTCGCCGCATGGTGGCGTTCATGAGGGATTGCCGGTATCGATGCCGCGGCGGCAGAACCCGCAGATGCATCTGTTCGAAGCGATGATCGCGGCGTTCGACGCGACGCACGACACCGTGTTCCAGAACCGCGCCGGGAATTTCTTCAGCCTGTTTCTGGCCAACCTCTACGATAAGCAGCGGCAGGTGCTTGGCGAATATTTCGAGGAGGACTGGTCGAAGATCGAGCCGGTCAGCGTCGAGCCCGGACATCAGGCGGAATGGGCGTGGCTGCTGAAAGGTTTTGAGCGCATCACCGGCTGTCCGACCGGGCGTTACCGCGGCGAATTGCTGGCATCGGCGCTGCGCTATCGCGACGAGGCGACTGGCTGCCTGATCGACGAAGGCGATGCTCGCGGCAACATCAGGCGGCATACGCGCCGGCTGTGGCCGCAGACGGAAATCGCCAAGGCGTGGATCGCGCAGGCTGAGGCGGGCGAGGCAGGCGCGGCCGACGAAGCGCGAGCGGCGCTGGCGCGGCTCGAACGGCACTATCTCAGCCATCCCGTCACGGGCGGCTGGTACGACCAATTCGACCGCGACGGCAACTCGCTGGTCGCCACCATCCCTGCGTCTTCGTTCTATCATGTTCTTTGCGCGGTGGCGGAAGCGGACCAGGTGCTCGGCTGA
- a CDS encoding DUF354 domain-containing protein encodes MHVLLDLGHPAHVHLFRNVAKSLIERGDRVTITTRDRGIIGRLLDHYSLPHTVASRPRTGLIGSAIELLIHNGHVLKACLPARPDFLVGTSVSVAHVGRLIGRPSIVLNEDDADYVPLFARVTYPFATRIVIPSILRDPKTSKVRTHESYHELAYLHPDHFTPDPGALAHLGVSMGEPFIIVRLVELTAHHDVGAKGLAVTQVERLVGALQPYGRVFVNGEGDLPASLRGHAFRAPPEQMHSILAFAKMLVSDSQTMTMEAAILGRPAIRCNTFVGKCSVITELEDRYRLAWGFRPSQFDAMLEMIRAMLADSGLEAEMAARRARMLSEKHNLADWLLDQFDRGFP; translated from the coding sequence ATGCACGTCCTGCTTGACCTAGGTCACCCGGCACACGTCCACCTTTTCAGGAACGTGGCGAAGAGCCTGATCGAGCGTGGTGACCGCGTGACGATTACGACACGCGATCGCGGCATCATCGGACGGCTGCTCGACCACTACAGTCTGCCCCATACGGTGGCCTCCAGGCCGCGCACCGGGCTCATCGGAAGCGCGATCGAATTACTCATCCACAACGGACATGTCCTGAAAGCCTGCCTGCCGGCGCGCCCGGACTTCCTGGTTGGGACATCAGTATCGGTCGCGCATGTCGGTCGCCTGATCGGACGCCCCTCTATCGTGCTCAACGAGGACGATGCCGATTACGTGCCGCTGTTCGCTCGCGTCACTTATCCCTTCGCAACCCGGATCGTGATCCCGTCGATCCTACGCGATCCCAAAACATCGAAGGTCCGCACGCACGAGAGCTATCACGAACTGGCCTACCTGCACCCGGACCATTTCACGCCCGATCCCGGCGCGCTCGCGCATCTCGGGGTCAGCATGGGAGAGCCTTTCATCATCGTGCGGCTGGTTGAACTCACCGCACACCACGATGTCGGTGCGAAGGGCCTTGCGGTAACGCAGGTCGAGCGTCTCGTCGGCGCGCTCCAGCCGTATGGGCGCGTTTTCGTCAATGGCGAGGGAGACCTGCCGGCATCTCTGCGTGGGCACGCTTTCCGGGCACCGCCGGAACAGATGCACAGCATCCTCGCCTTCGCGAAAATGCTCGTCAGCGACAGCCAGACGATGACGATGGAAGCGGCCATACTCGGGCGGCCCGCGATCCGCTGCAATACTTTCGTTGGCAAGTGCTCGGTGATCACCGAGCTCGAAGATCGCTACCGGCTGGCATGGGGTTTCCGGCCCTCGCAATTCGACGCCATGCTTGAAATGATCCGCGCGATGCTCGCCGATTCTGGCCTCGAGGCGGAAATGGCAGCGCGTCGCGCTCGAATGCTGTCCGAGAAACACAACCTTGCAGACTGGCTGCTGGACCAGTTCGACCGCGGCTTTCCCTAG
- a CDS encoding ABC transporter substrate-binding protein: MTMKTLLSTASLALLLGSSAALAQAPIALGHLTDYSGPTSDVGTPFGQGVADTYAWINKSGGINGAKVSLDTVDYGYQVPRAIAQYKKWSGADKVAAILGWGTADTEALTGFLAQDKIPDISASYAAALSDPTGAGGKAKPAPYNFFYGPSYSDALRGMLTWAAEDWKAKAKSGKPKYVHMGANHPYPNAPKAAGEAIATDLGFEVLPPIVFALTPGDYSAQCLTLKSSGANYAYLGNTAGSNISVLNACKAAGVDVQFLGNVWGMDENAAKAAGAAADGVVFPLRTAIAWGGNAPGMKTFMEISKMSDAAGTAYRPVHYLAGVCTALYMKEAVEWAAKNGGATGENVKKGFYQKKDWVPAGGEGICNPSTFTEKDHRGTLKVDLYRMKVAGATDAPLNELVKNGGIKMEKVKTIDLPRKPEWLGW, translated from the coding sequence ATGACGATGAAGACTCTATTGAGTACGGCCTCGCTGGCTTTGCTGTTGGGCAGCAGCGCGGCATTGGCCCAGGCGCCGATCGCGCTCGGGCATCTCACCGACTATTCGGGTCCCACCTCGGACGTCGGAACGCCGTTCGGACAGGGTGTCGCGGATACCTATGCGTGGATCAACAAGAGCGGCGGCATTAACGGCGCCAAGGTCAGTCTCGATACCGTCGATTACGGCTATCAGGTGCCGCGCGCCATTGCCCAGTACAAGAAATGGTCGGGCGCCGACAAAGTCGCCGCCATTCTCGGCTGGGGCACCGCCGACACTGAAGCGCTGACGGGGTTCCTGGCCCAGGACAAGATCCCGGATATCTCGGCATCCTATGCCGCAGCACTCTCCGATCCGACCGGCGCCGGCGGCAAGGCCAAGCCCGCACCCTACAACTTCTTCTACGGCCCGAGCTACTCAGACGCACTTCGCGGCATGCTAACCTGGGCCGCCGAAGACTGGAAAGCCAAGGCCAAGTCCGGCAAGCCGAAATACGTCCACATGGGCGCCAACCACCCCTATCCGAACGCGCCGAAGGCGGCAGGTGAAGCGATTGCCACCGACCTCGGGTTCGAAGTGCTGCCGCCGATCGTGTTCGCATTGACGCCCGGCGACTACAGCGCGCAGTGCCTGACGCTGAAGAGCTCGGGCGCCAACTACGCCTATCTGGGCAATACCGCCGGCTCGAACATCTCCGTGCTCAACGCCTGCAAGGCGGCCGGCGTCGACGTTCAGTTCCTTGGCAACGTCTGGGGCATGGACGAAAATGCCGCCAAGGCTGCAGGTGCTGCCGCCGACGGCGTGGTGTTTCCGCTGCGCACCGCGATCGCCTGGGGCGGCAACGCGCCCGGCATGAAGACCTTCATGGAAATCTCCAAGATGTCGGACGCGGCCGGTACCGCCTACCGTCCCGTGCACTACCTCGCCGGCGTCTGCACCGCGCTCTACATGAAGGAAGCCGTCGAATGGGCTGCCAAGAACGGCGGCGCTACCGGCGAGAACGTCAAGAAGGGCTTCTACCAGAAGAAGGATTGGGTGCCCGCCGGCGGCGAAGGCATTTGCAACCCCTCGACCTTCACCGAGAAGGATCACCGCGGCACGCTCAAGGTCGATCTGTATCGCATGAAGGTCGCAGGCGCGACCGACGCCCCGCTCAACGAGCTCGTCAAGAACGGCGGCATCAAGATGGAGAAAGTGAAGACGATCGACCTGCCGCGCAAGCCCGAGTGGCTGGGTTGGTAA
- a CDS encoding phenylacetate--CoA ligase family protein — translation MTDHYDALETREPGIREAELFSKLPDVLRKALAAPAYAERLKGIDPAAVTSRASLAELPVLRKSELPALHKAAPPFGGFVSGPLGSFGRLYTSPGPIFEPEPVHADPWRGARALFAAGFRPGDVVLNTFSYHLTPGGFIFDASARALGCAVIPAGPGNTEQQFELIEAYRPVGYSGTPDFLKILLDAAANAGRDVSSIKRGLVSGAAFPKSLQDEVKARGIDAYQAFGTADLGMVAFETPAREGMVVNEDLIMEIVRPGTGDPVAPGDVGEIVVTSLDPQHPWIRLALGDLTAALPGTSPCGRTNMRIKGWMGRADQTTKVKGMFVRPEQIAEIGKRHPELGRLRLVVMRSGESDVMALKAETATPGEALQSELAATLRSVTKLGGNVELVGAGSLPNDGKVISDER, via the coding sequence ATGACCGACCACTACGACGCCCTTGAAACGCGCGAGCCGGGCATACGCGAGGCGGAGCTGTTTTCAAAGCTTCCGGACGTCCTGCGCAAGGCGCTCGCCGCGCCGGCTTATGCCGAGCGGTTGAAAGGCATCGATCCCGCCGCCGTGACCAGCCGCGCCTCGCTTGCTGAGTTGCCCGTGCTGCGCAAATCGGAACTCCCTGCCCTGCACAAGGCCGCGCCGCCCTTCGGCGGGTTCGTGTCGGGGCCGCTTGGGTCGTTCGGACGGCTGTATACCTCGCCGGGACCGATCTTCGAGCCCGAGCCCGTTCACGCCGACCCTTGGCGTGGTGCGCGGGCGCTGTTCGCGGCCGGCTTCCGGCCCGGCGACGTGGTGCTCAACACCTTCAGCTACCATCTGACGCCGGGCGGCTTCATTTTCGACGCCTCGGCACGGGCGCTGGGCTGTGCGGTGATTCCGGCCGGCCCCGGCAATACCGAGCAGCAGTTTGAACTGATCGAAGCCTATCGCCCGGTCGGCTATAGCGGCACGCCTGATTTCCTCAAGATCCTGCTCGACGCCGCCGCGAATGCCGGACGGGATGTCTCCTCGATCAAGCGCGGGCTGGTCTCCGGCGCGGCGTTTCCGAAATCACTGCAGGACGAAGTCAAGGCGCGCGGCATCGACGCCTATCAGGCGTTCGGCACCGCCGACCTCGGCATGGTCGCGTTCGAGACGCCGGCGCGCGAAGGCATGGTCGTCAACGAGGATCTGATCATGGAGATCGTGCGTCCCGGCACCGGCGATCCGGTGGCGCCCGGCGACGTCGGCGAGATCGTCGTCACCTCGCTCGATCCGCAGCATCCCTGGATCAGGCTCGCGCTCGGCGATCTCACCGCAGCGCTGCCCGGGACGAGCCCATGCGGACGCACGAATATGCGCATCAAGGGCTGGATGGGCCGCGCCGATCAGACCACCAAGGTCAAGGGCATGTTCGTCCGCCCCGAGCAGATCGCCGAGATCGGCAAGCGCCATCCCGAACTCGGACGGCTGCGCCTTGTGGTCATGCGATCCGGCGAGAGCGATGTGATGGCGCTGAAGGCGGAGACAGCCACGCCAGGCGAAGCGCTTCAGAGCGAGCTCGCCGCCACCTTGCGCTCCGTGACGAAGCTTGGCGGCAATGTCGAACTGGTTGGCGCAGGCTCCCTGCCGAATGACGGCAAGGTGATATCAGACGAGCGCTAA
- a CDS encoding branched-chain amino acid ABC transporter permease: MAGQTLIPAGDFRTSYAADTTVFPSTTSRNAMIAGIVLICFAPHVVNEYVLSLLIQIGIFGIAALGLNIVVGFTGQISIGHAAFFGFGAFTSAYLSNRFGIPVFFCIPLAGVVTAAVGLVFGLPAARLKGLYLAIATLAAQYILLDFFARAEWFTGGSVPASAEPFSIFGYMLRGDKQYFYVVLAYVVVCYLLVTNLIRSRDGRALVAVRDHYLSAEIMGINLTKYRTLSFGLAAFFAGVGGALYAHYNQVVSNEGFGIDRSIIFLAMIIIGGLGSIMGTLMGTAFMVLLPESMEWISVALRDSPIDQFLGLKNNIAFLREMAIGLIIIVFLVFEPDGLAHRWRQIKAYWKLYPFSH, encoded by the coding sequence ATGGCAGGCCAGACCCTCATTCCCGCCGGCGATTTCCGCACCAGCTATGCGGCGGACACCACCGTGTTTCCGTCCACGACCAGCCGCAACGCCATGATCGCCGGTATTGTGCTGATTTGCTTTGCGCCACACGTCGTCAACGAATACGTGCTCAGCCTGCTGATCCAGATCGGCATCTTCGGCATCGCAGCACTTGGGCTGAACATCGTCGTCGGCTTCACCGGCCAGATCTCAATCGGTCACGCTGCCTTCTTCGGCTTCGGGGCCTTCACCTCGGCCTATCTCTCGAACCGGTTCGGCATTCCCGTCTTCTTCTGCATTCCGCTCGCCGGCGTCGTAACGGCCGCGGTCGGCTTGGTCTTCGGCCTGCCTGCCGCGCGGCTGAAGGGGCTTTATCTCGCGATCGCGACGCTGGCGGCGCAGTACATTCTGCTCGACTTCTTTGCCCGCGCCGAATGGTTCACCGGCGGCAGCGTTCCCGCCAGCGCCGAACCGTTCTCGATCTTCGGATACATGCTGCGTGGCGATAAGCAATATTTTTATGTCGTACTGGCCTATGTCGTCGTCTGTTATCTCCTGGTTACCAACCTGATCCGTTCGCGCGACGGACGCGCGCTGGTCGCCGTGCGCGACCATTATCTGTCCGCCGAGATCATGGGCATCAACCTGACCAAATACCGGACGCTGTCGTTCGGCCTCGCCGCCTTCTTTGCAGGCGTCGGCGGCGCGCTCTATGCGCATTATAATCAGGTTGTCTCCAACGAAGGCTTTGGCATCGATCGCTCGATCATCTTCCTCGCCATGATCATCATCGGCGGGCTCGGCTCGATCATGGGCACGCTGATGGGAACGGCGTTCATGGTGCTGCTGCCGGAATCGATGGAATGGATCAGCGTCGCGCTCCGCGACAGCCCGATCGATCAATTTCTAGGACTAAAGAACAATATCGCTTTCTTGCGCGAAATGGCCATCGGCCTGATCATCATCGTCTTTCTGGTGTTCGAGCCGGACGGCCTTGCGCATCGATGGCGACAGATCAAGGCATACTGGAAACTCTACCCGTTCTCGCATTGA
- a CDS encoding long-chain fatty acid--CoA ligase has product MMDYAGRAAQADTFPKLLRLNAREHGGEIALREKDLGLWRVFTWSDYQTRVHDFALGLIELGLGRGDVIGIIGDNRPDWVAAEIATHAIGAMSLGLYRDVLDEEAAYLLSYGEAKLVFAEDEEQVDKLLALADRAPNLKHIVYSDPRGMRKYDDPRLMEAEKLATMGRDRAAREPGLYDRLVDATRGEYVAILCTTSGTTANPKLAMLAAGRVLRHCATYLAFDPKGPDDEYVSVLPLPWIMEQVYALGKGLLCRMKVNFVEEPETMMHDFREIAPTFVLFAPRLWESIAADVRAGVMDSSPLKQKLFDVGMKVGLSALAQGKHSIFADQLLFRALRDRLGFTRLRSAATGGAALGPDTFKFFQAMGVPLRTLYGQTELLGAYTLHPAGKVDPDTTGVPMADDIEIRVDNPDVNGVGEIVVRHPNMFLGYYKNPEASAADMKDGWMHSGDAGYFNEDGQLVVIDRIKDLAETARGERFSPQYLENKLKFSPYIAETVVLGAGRDALAAMICIRYSIISKWAEKNRISFTTYTDLSSRPEVYALLRKEVEGVNATLPPAQRISRFLLLYKELDADDGELTRTRKVRRSVINEKYADIIDAIYGGKSDIPVDTVIRFQDGTTQRIRTTLRVVDLGGPAPMAEAAE; this is encoded by the coding sequence ATGATGGATTACGCCGGGCGCGCCGCCCAAGCCGATACCTTTCCAAAGCTGTTGCGCCTCAACGCCAGGGAGCACGGCGGCGAAATCGCCCTGCGCGAAAAGGATCTTGGGCTGTGGCGCGTCTTCACCTGGAGCGATTACCAGACCCGCGTCCATGATTTCGCGCTCGGCTTGATCGAACTTGGTCTTGGGCGCGGCGACGTCATCGGCATCATCGGTGACAATCGCCCGGACTGGGTGGCCGCCGAAATCGCAACGCATGCCATCGGCGCCATGAGCTTGGGTCTTTATCGCGACGTGCTGGACGAGGAAGCGGCCTATTTGCTCAGCTACGGCGAGGCCAAGCTGGTATTCGCCGAGGACGAGGAGCAGGTCGACAAGCTGCTGGCGTTGGCCGATCGCGCCCCCAACCTCAAGCACATCGTCTATTCCGATCCGCGTGGCATGCGGAAATACGACGATCCCCGTCTGATGGAAGCCGAGAAGCTGGCCACGATGGGACGCGACCGCGCCGCGCGTGAGCCCGGGCTCTACGATCGGTTGGTCGATGCGACGCGAGGCGAGTATGTCGCGATCCTCTGCACGACATCGGGCACCACGGCCAATCCCAAGCTGGCGATGCTGGCGGCTGGACGCGTCCTGAGACATTGCGCGACGTATTTGGCGTTCGATCCGAAGGGCCCGGACGACGAATATGTCTCGGTGCTGCCGCTGCCCTGGATCATGGAACAGGTCTACGCGCTCGGCAAAGGGCTGCTGTGCCGGATGAAGGTCAACTTCGTCGAAGAGCCCGAGACCATGATGCACGATTTCCGCGAAATCGCGCCGACCTTCGTGCTGTTCGCGCCGCGGCTCTGGGAATCGATCGCCGCCGATGTACGCGCCGGCGTGATGGATTCCTCGCCGCTCAAGCAAAAACTGTTCGACGTCGGTATGAAGGTCGGGCTTTCGGCGCTGGCGCAGGGCAAGCATTCGATCTTTGCCGATCAACTCTTGTTCCGCGCGCTGCGCGACCGCTTGGGTTTCACGCGGCTGCGCTCGGCTGCAACCGGCGGTGCCGCGCTCGGGCCTGACACCTTCAAGTTCTTCCAGGCCATGGGGGTGCCGCTGCGCACGCTCTATGGCCAGACCGAATTGCTGGGTGCCTACACGCTGCATCCCGCCGGCAAGGTCGATCCGGATACGACTGGCGTGCCAATGGCCGACGATATCGAGATCCGCGTCGACAACCCTGATGTCAACGGTGTCGGCGAGATCGTCGTGCGCCATCCCAACATGTTCTTGGGCTATTACAAGAATCCGGAAGCCTCGGCCGCCGACATGAAGGACGGCTGGATGCATTCCGGCGATGCCGGCTACTTCAACGAAGATGGCCAGCTCGTCGTCATCGACCGCATCAAGGATCTCGCCGAAACCGCGCGCGGCGAGCGCTTCTCGCCGCAATATCTGGAAAACAAGCTAAAATTCTCGCCCTACATCGCGGAGACGGTGGTGCTCGGCGCCGGCCGCGACGCGCTGGCGGCTATGATCTGTATTCGTTATTCGATCATCTCGAAATGGGCGGAGAAGAACCGCATCTCGTTCACGACCTATACCGACCTCTCCTCGCGCCCCGAGGTCTATGCGCTGTTGCGCAAGGAGGTGGAAGGCGTCAACGCCACGCTGCCGCCGGCGCAGCGTATCTCCCGCTTCCTGCTGCTCTACAAGGAGCTCGACGCCGACGATGGCGAATTGACCCGTACCCGAAAGGTCCGCCGCAGCGTCATCAACGAAAAATACGCCGACATCATCGACGCGATTTATGGCGGCAAGAGCGACATTCCGGTCGATACCGTAATCCGCTTCCAGGACGGCACCACTCAGCGCATTCGCACGACGCTGCGGGTCGTCGATCTCGGCGGCCCTGCGCCGATGGCGGAGGCCGCGGAATGA
- a CDS encoding ABC transporter ATP-binding protein, protein MTEATELNRPATAAAQAAPLLSVHNIEVVYDKVILVLRGLSLEVPKGAIVALLGANGAGKSTTLKAISGLLKTEDGEVIRGEIVFDGERINGIDPDKIVRRGIFQVMEGRRIIADMTSIENLKLGAFTRTDNEIAADIDMVFRYFPRLKERTGLAGYLSGGEQQMLAIGRALMARPKMILMDEPSMGLSPLLVKEVFGIIKAINRDLGVTILLVEQNARAALSVASHGYIMEQGKVVLDGTADELRDNEDVKEFYLGGAGDQRKSFKNLKSFKRRKRWL, encoded by the coding sequence ATGACTGAAGCAACCGAACTCAATCGTCCCGCGACGGCGGCGGCACAAGCCGCCCCGCTGCTCAGCGTCCACAACATCGAAGTGGTCTACGACAAGGTCATCCTGGTGCTGCGCGGCTTGAGCCTCGAAGTGCCGAAGGGCGCGATCGTAGCACTGCTCGGCGCCAACGGCGCCGGCAAGTCGACGACGCTGAAGGCGATCTCGGGCCTGCTCAAGACCGAGGACGGCGAAGTGATCCGCGGCGAAATCGTGTTCGACGGCGAGCGCATCAACGGCATCGACCCTGACAAGATCGTCCGCCGCGGCATCTTCCAGGTGATGGAAGGCCGCCGCATCATCGCCGACATGACCTCGATCGAAAACCTGAAGCTCGGCGCGTTCACGCGCACCGACAACGAGATCGCCGCCGACATTGACATGGTGTTCAGATATTTCCCGCGGCTGAAGGAGCGCACCGGGCTCGCCGGCTACCTCTCCGGCGGCGAACAGCAGATGCTGGCGATTGGCCGCGCGCTGATGGCGCGCCCCAAGATGATCCTGATGGACGAGCCGTCGATGGGCCTGTCGCCGCTCCTGGTCAAGGAAGTGTTTGGTATCATCAAAGCGATCAACCGCGACCTCGGCGTCACCATCCTGCTGGTGGAGCAGAACGCGCGCGCGGCGCTGTCGGTCGCGAGCCACGGCTACATCATGGAACAGGGCAAGGTGGTGCTCGACGGCACCGCTGACGAACTGCGCGACAACGAGGACGTCAAGGAGTTCTATCTCGGCGGCGCCGGCGACCAGCGCAAGAGTTTCAAGAACCTCAAAAGCTTCAAGCGGCGAAAGCGGTGGTTGTGA